A region of Macrobrachium nipponense isolate FS-2020 chromosome 7, ASM1510439v2, whole genome shotgun sequence DNA encodes the following proteins:
- the LOC135217643 gene encoding uncharacterized protein LOC135217643: protein MKKAAKELKVKVNITVRCVDKTAAFILTDTAEYHKKLNAILSDDSKFERLTRNPTDDIKREANGVISAVNAETNAVHIPPIQGDYSLGYLYGNVKTHKQGNPLRPIISQTPAPTYALAKRLNQILTPYVPSRYSLQSSAEFLEAIKDTPGTGIIASLDVESLFTNVPVDETIDIIFDRVYRNQSTAPLNIPEASLHKLLEIFTKKAPFSTHRGHMFCQNDGVAMGSPLRVLFANFYMVEHSSDDRLPFLDVLVSKTEDGLRTSIYTKKTNPGLSLSSDSECPTRFKSTTVRGFVRRALSHCLTWQDTHRYSTVPPKYLWSTLKKHVDTTLKSWADNRWESRINSVEVVRFQAAKVRDALLEVRASTADPAIKIEAQALAE, encoded by the exons atgaagaaagcagcgaaggaactgaaggtgAAAGTGAACATCACAGTGCGATGCgtggacaagacagcagccttcatCTTGActgatactgccgaatatcacaAGAAGCTGAATGCTATTTTATCTGACGATAGCAAGTTCGAACGCCTGACaaggaacccgacagacgacatcaagagggaggctaacggagtcatcagcgcagtgaatgctgaGACAAACGCTGTGCAcatcccgcccatacaaggagactacagcctgggttatttatatggtaatgtaaaaacccacaaacaaggaaaccccctccggccgatcatcagccagacacccgcTCCTACGTatgccttggctaaacgccttaaccaaattttgaccccttacgtcccaagtcggtacagcctgcagtcttcggcagaattcttagaagccatcaaggacacCCCTGGCACTGGGATTATTGCCTcgctggacgtggagtccctatttacgaacgtgcctgtcgacgaaaccatagatataatctttgatcgtgtctacaggaatcagtcaacagcacccctcaacatacccgaagcctcacTCCATAAGCTGCTAGAGATCttcacgaagaaggcccctttctccacccaccgtggccataTGTTCTGCCAGAatgacggcgtggcgatgggctccccactgagggtcctcttcgctaacttttatatgg ttgaacacagctccgacgatcggctccccttcctcgacgtccttgtaagcaagacggaagacggtctccgtacttccatctacacaaagaagaccaatcCAGGACTTTCCCTCAGcagtgacagcgagtgccccaccagattcaaaagcaccaccgtcaggggcttcgtcaggagagccctctcccactgcttgaCTTGGCAGGACACTCACAGGTACTCGACcgtgcctcccaagtactt GTGGTCGACCTTAAAAAAACATGTGGACACAACTTTGAAATCCTGGGCAGACAACCGGTGGGAGAGTCGAATCAACAGTGTTGAGGTTGTAAGATTCCAGGCTGCAAAAGTGAGAGATGCTCTTTTAGAGGTGAGAGCAAGCACTGCAGATCCAGCTATTAAAATTGAAGCACAAGCCTTAGCAGAATAG